The following proteins come from a genomic window of Gimesia chilikensis:
- a CDS encoding DUF1559 domain-containing protein has product MEKVLLKKKRGFTLIELLVVIAIIAILIALLLPAVQQAREAARRSQCKNNLKQIGLALHNYHDNFQCFPPGDIRRTYGSGVTSWTTSQLGWIPRILPFLDQAPLYNQINWEMEHGVSAAPNSNIRREKLPVLRCPSDSSRQPDGNYAPTNYMACRSLALTSDTAVSNITGSNQDVNSMFRMNNSVRIRDVEDGTTNTMMVSETFASAPMCSELPTNNSCAATCATVYGSNTTGSQQGYSWFYASLYQSHYYCTVYTPNSKIPDCGAGSSSTNALLSARSKHVGGVHVLLADGSIRFASDNVDINIWRNLGNYNDANVLGEW; this is encoded by the coding sequence ATGGAAAAAGTGTTGCTCAAAAAGAAGCGTGGATTCACGCTGATCGAACTGCTGGTGGTCATTGCAATCATCGCGATTCTGATTGCACTTCTGTTGCCGGCCGTTCAGCAGGCACGCGAAGCAGCGCGTCGCTCGCAGTGTAAAAACAATCTGAAGCAGATTGGTCTGGCACTGCACAACTATCACGATAACTTCCAGTGTTTTCCCCCTGGTGATATCCGTAGAACCTACGGATCCGGCGTCACATCCTGGACGACCAGTCAGTTGGGTTGGATTCCCCGCATCCTGCCATTCCTGGATCAGGCCCCGCTCTATAACCAGATCAACTGGGAAATGGAACACGGTGTCAGCGCCGCTCCGAACAGCAATATCCGTAGAGAGAAGCTGCCGGTTCTCCGCTGCCCCAGTGACTCATCTCGTCAACCGGACGGAAACTATGCCCCGACAAACTACATGGCCTGTCGCAGTCTGGCTCTGACTTCTGACACTGCCGTGAGTAACATCACGGGATCCAACCAGGATGTCAATTCCATGTTCCGTATGAACAACAGCGTTCGCATCCGCGACGTTGAAGACGGAACCACCAACACCATGATGGTCTCCGAAACCTTCGCCAGCGCTCCGATGTGTAGCGAGTTGCCGACCAACAACAGTTGTGCTGCGACCTGTGCCACCGTCTATGGCAGTAATACCACCGGCTCTCAACAGGGCTACTCCTGGTTCTACGCCTCGCTGTATCAGTCGCACTATTATTGCACGGTATATACACCTAACTCCAAGATTCCTGACTGCGGTGCCGGTTCGAGCTCTACCAACGCGCTCCTGTCTGCTCGCAGCAAACACGTTGGAGGCGTGCATGTGCTGCTGGCTGACGGATCAATCCGCTTCGCTTCAGACAACGTCGATATCAACATCTGGCGTAACCTGGGTAACTACAACGATGCCAATGTTCTGGGTGAATGGTAA
- a CDS encoding DUF1559 domain-containing protein: protein MKKMLLNKKRGFTLIELLVVIAIIAILIALLLPAVQQAREAARRSTCKNNLKQIGLALHNYHDNFKMFPPGAIRDTYSGLDSWSTSQITWIGRILPFLDQAPLYNKINFELAPGNGGSNAALRKTKLPSVRCPSDSSRQPNSGYAPTNYLACRGTEGGAGNDRFDSMFSLNSRMRIRDVDDGTSNTMMVSETFANAPFCSDQPSNSTVNGWRVGTCPASCQSGSAYTGGNQQGYSWFYGTHYESHYYGTVYNPNNKNMPDCGGGSSTTAALLAARSKHTGGVHVLLADGAVRFASDNIDNQTWRFLGHPQDSNVLGEW from the coding sequence ATGAAAAAAATGTTGCTCAACAAGAAACGAGGTTTCACCCTCATCGAACTGCTGGTTGTGATCGCCATTATCGCGATCCTGATTGCTCTACTGTTACCAGCGGTCCAACAGGCACGCGAAGCTGCCCGTCGTTCCACGTGCAAAAACAATCTGAAACAGATTGGCCTGGCTCTGCACAATTACCATGATAACTTCAAAATGTTTCCTCCAGGGGCGATCCGTGATACTTACAGTGGTCTCGACTCCTGGTCGACCAGCCAGATCACCTGGATCGGTCGCATTCTGCCTTTCCTCGACCAGGCACCGCTCTATAACAAGATCAACTTTGAGCTGGCACCCGGTAATGGTGGAAGTAATGCCGCTTTGCGAAAAACCAAACTGCCTTCAGTCCGTTGCCCCAGCGATTCGTCCCGGCAACCCAACAGTGGTTATGCACCAACCAACTATCTGGCCTGCCGTGGTACAGAAGGCGGTGCAGGAAATGATCGTTTCGACTCCATGTTCAGCCTCAACAGCCGCATGAGAATTCGCGACGTCGACGATGGGACTTCGAATACGATGATGGTCTCGGAAACCTTTGCGAATGCACCGTTTTGTAGCGATCAACCTTCCAATTCGACGGTCAATGGCTGGCGCGTGGGAACCTGTCCTGCCAGTTGTCAGTCGGGTTCCGCCTATACTGGAGGCAATCAGCAGGGATACTCCTGGTTCTACGGTACTCATTATGAGTCCCATTACTACGGGACTGTCTACAACCCCAACAACAAGAACATGCCTGACTGCGGTGGTGGCTCCAGCACAACCGCAGCTCTGCTGGCCGCACGAAGTAAGCACACAGGTGGTGTGCATGTTCTGCTTGCTGATGGGGCAGTCAGATTTGCCTCAGACAACATCGACAACCAGACGTGGAGATTCCTCGGTCATCCGCAGGACAGTAACGTGCTCGGAGAATGGTAA
- a CDS encoding DUF1559 domain-containing protein, translating into MKKTLLNQKRGFTLIELLVVIAIIAILIALLLPAVQQAREAARRSQCKNNLKQIGLALHNYHDNFRMFPPGDVRRTYGGVNSWETSMLGWIPRILPFLDQAPLYNQINWEMETGVSATPNSELRKEKLTVVRCPSDSSRQPSGSYAPTNYLACRGITMNTTSNKGTSMFWNNSNTRIRDVEDGTTNTLLVSETFASAKFCTEHPSDANSPCPATCTEYTSGTQQGFSWFYGVNYEGTYFGTRYTPNHPQPDCGAGSSSQAAHLAARSKHTGGVHALLGDGSVRFASSNIDSQIWINLGDPQDGNVIGEW; encoded by the coding sequence ATGAAAAAAACGTTGCTCAACCAAAAGCGTGGATTCACGCTGATCGAACTGCTGGTGGTGATTGCTATTATCGCTATCTTAATCGCGCTACTTTTGCCGGCAGTTCAACAGGCTCGTGAAGCCGCCCGACGCTCTCAGTGTAAGAACAATCTCAAACAGATTGGCCTGGCACTCCATAACTACCATGACAACTTCCGCATGTTCCCCCCTGGTGATGTTCGCCGTACTTACGGAGGTGTAAACTCTTGGGAAACCAGCATGCTGGGTTGGATTCCCCGAATTCTGCCTTTCCTGGACCAGGCACCACTCTACAACCAGATCAACTGGGAAATGGAGACCGGCGTCAGTGCGACTCCCAACAGTGAGCTGCGCAAAGAAAAACTGACGGTCGTGCGCTGCCCCAGTGATTCTTCTCGACAACCCTCAGGAAGTTACGCTCCGACGAACTACCTGGCCTGTCGTGGTATTACGATGAACACAACCAGCAACAAAGGGACTTCGATGTTCTGGAACAACAGTAATACCAGAATCCGCGATGTTGAAGACGGAACTACCAATACCCTGCTGGTTTCCGAGACCTTCGCGAGTGCCAAATTTTGTACGGAGCACCCATCCGATGCGAACAGTCCTTGCCCTGCTACCTGCACCGAGTACACCAGCGGCACACAACAGGGCTTTTCCTGGTTCTATGGTGTGAACTACGAAGGAACTTACTTCGGAACCCGTTACACACCGAACCATCCACAGCCCGACTGTGGAGCTGGTTCCAGTTCGCAGGCAGCCCACCTGGCAGCCCGCAGTAAACACACCGGTGGTGTGCATGCACTGCTGGGAGACGGATCAGTTCGCTTTGCATCCAGTAACATCGATTCGCAGATCTGGATCAACCTGGGTGACCCCCAGGATGGTAATGTGATCGGTGAATGGTAA
- a CDS encoding DUF1559 domain-containing protein translates to MIAGSGSTTATVSARSKHTGSVHVLLTDGSARFASSNIDLNSWRQLGNHQDGNIIGEW, encoded by the coding sequence ATGATTGCTGGCAGTGGTTCCACAACCGCGACAGTCTCTGCGCGAAGCAAGCACACCGGCAGCGTGCATGTATTGCTTACCGATGGCTCGGCACGCTTTGCCTCTTCCAATATTGATCTGAATTCCTGGCGACAGCTTGGTAATCACCAGGACGGTAACATCATCGGCGAGTGGTAA
- a CDS encoding DUF1559 domain-containing protein, producing MKSVLLKRKRGFTLIELLVVIAIIAILIALLLPAVQQAREAARRSQCKNNLKQIGLALHNYHDNFRVFPPGDVRREYGGASSWTTSQLGWIPRILPFLDQAPLYNKINWEMENGVSAAPNNSLRREKLTVVRCPSDSSRQPSGSYGPTNYMACRGTEAGSGRDRYNSMFSMNSRIRIRDVEDGTSNTMMVSETFASAKLCSEQPSGGVCTTTCTDYTGGAQQGYSWFYASLYESHYYGTVYNPNSPTPDCGGGSSSTAALLAARSKHTGGVHVLLADGSVRFASNNIDNTLWRNIGNPQDGNVLGEW from the coding sequence ATGAAAAGTGTGTTGCTCAAAAGAAAACGAGGTTTCACTCTCATCGAACTGCTGGTTGTGATTGCTATCATTGCCATCTTAATTGCTTTATTGTTACCGGCAGTTCAACAGGCTCGTGAAGCCGCACGTCGTTCGCAGTGTAAAAACAATCTGAAACAGATTGGCCTGGCGCTGCACAACTACCACGACAATTTCCGGGTCTTCCCTCCGGGAGATGTTCGCAGAGAATATGGAGGTGCCTCATCCTGGACGACCAGCCAGTTAGGCTGGATTCCCCGCATTCTGCCCTTCCTGGACCAGGCTCCGCTCTACAATAAAATCAACTGGGAAATGGAAAACGGTGTGAGTGCGGCTCCCAACAACAGCCTCCGTAGGGAAAAACTGACCGTAGTTCGCTGCCCCAGTGATTCTTCTCGTCAGCCTTCCGGAAGTTATGGCCCCACTAATTACATGGCTTGCCGAGGTACAGAAGCAGGATCGGGAAGAGACAGATACAACTCTATGTTCAGCATGAATAGCCGTATCAGGATCCGTGATGTTGAAGATGGTACCTCCAACACCATGATGGTTTCCGAAACTTTCGCCAGCGCGAAACTCTGTTCAGAGCAACCGTCAGGTGGAGTCTGCACAACAACGTGTACTGATTATACAGGTGGAGCGCAGCAGGGTTACTCCTGGTTTTATGCCTCACTCTATGAATCTCACTATTACGGAACGGTGTATAATCCTAATAGTCCGACTCCTGACTGTGGTGGTGGTTCCAGTTCGACAGCCGCTCTGCTTGCAGCGCGCAGTAAGCACACGGGTGGCGTGCATGTCCTTCTGGCAGATGGTTCAGTCCGATTTGCTTCAAACAATATCGATAATACTCTCTGGAGAAATATCGGTAATCCCCAGGATGGTAACGTTCTGGGTGAATGGTAA